In the genome of Pseudorasbora parva isolate DD20220531a chromosome 10, ASM2467924v1, whole genome shotgun sequence, one region contains:
- the tmx4 gene encoding thioredoxin-related transmembrane protein 4 has translation MCSCSSNMAGLARADMQKYGRSLCRISAVFLLLVCRVNAQTEVNHVLTVADANWTLILQGEWMIKFYAPWCPACQHLHADWENLGGQSKSLGISVGRVDVTQQPGLSGRFMVTILPTIFHAKDGYFRKYQSSRTIEDIQAYVVDRKWATVEPVPGWRSPSSLLMSGMAHLFRLSVWIRQIHTYLTNILGIPSWGSYVIFAIITLFMGLILGLMLVLIADCIWPSRPKRRQDKPVIVKEEVSEEEVEEKPASDLDNESERERASGDESTEEEGPTPDGAGSGSEQQGAAESSVRKRKPQGPDTTEGT, from the exons ATGTGCTCCTGCAGCAGCAATATGGCGGGACTGGCTCGCGCGGACATGCAGAAATATGGCAGAAGTTTATGTCGGATCtctgctgtatttctgctgcTCGTGTGTCGTGTAAACGCTCAGACGGAGGTTAATCATGTGCTGACCGTGGCCGACGCGAACTGGACGCTCATCCTGCAGGGCGAGTGGATGATCAAatt TTATGCACCTTGGTGCCCGGCATGCCAACATTTACACGCAGACTGGGAGAATCTGGGAGGACAGAGTAAAAGTCTCGGCATATCAGTGGGCAGGGTGGATGTTACACAACAACCAG GTCTGAGTGGGAGGTTTATGGTTACAATACTGCCGACTATTTTTCA CGCTAAAGATGGATATTTCCGCAAATATCAATCATCACGGACTATTGAGGATATCCAGGCTTATGTTGTGGACAGAAAGTGGGCGACGGTTGAGCCGGTGCCAGGATGGAGGTCACCATCATCTCTTCT GATGTCAGGAATGGCTCATCTGTTTCGTCTCTCCGTGTGGATCCGa CAAATCCACACGTACCTGACGAATATTCTCGGTATTCCTTCCTGGGGTTCGTATGTGATATTTGCCATCATCACACTCTTTATGGGACTGATACTCGGCCTG ATGCTGGTTCTGATCGCTGACTGCATCTGGCCATCCAGACCAAAGCGTAGACAAGACAAACCAG TGATTGTGAAAGAGGAAGTGTCAGAGGAAGAGGTGGAGGAGAAGCCCGCGTCTGACCTGGACaatgagagcgagagagagcgagcgtcCGGTGACGAGTCGACCGAAGAGGAAGGGCCGACGCCAGACGGAGCGGGCAGTGGCAGCGAGCAGCAGGGGGCAGCAGAGAGCTCAGTGAGGAAACGCAAACCACAGGGGCCTGACACCACAGAGGGAACCTAA